The genomic stretch GCAGATACTGAAACATGTGTATTATACTAATATTTATATATCTGCGCGGAGTTGTGATAGCTATGAAGGAGTTGACTGCCTTCCAACGAGACTTGCTGTGTGTCATTAGCGGATTAGATAAACCCCATGGCGTGGCAGTAAAAGACGAGATCGAAGAATACTATGGGAGAGAAATCCCGCCTGGAAGACTATATCCAAATCTTGATGAATTAGTGAAGGCTGATTTAGTAAGCAAAGGGCAGCATGATCTTCGAACAAATGCTTATATCTTAACAGAGCAAGGGAAACAGAGGATAGCGACTCATGAAGAGTGGATCTCTAACTATCGAGTTGCTAACTCATAACTGAATTCACTTTGTTGACGTAGTTATGATCTTACCTCTGTAGAACACTCAAATATGTCTTATAGACTTCTCTCTACAATAACCGGGCAGTAACTATCTCTAAGAGGATAGGAGGGGCTTATCAGGATGTGACACAACGATAGTTCTCTGGTCTAAAATCTCCCATGCCCTGGGAGGTTGCTCGACATCCATCCTGTGTCGAACGATTCTTGACGAGGAGTAGACACCTCGTCAGTATACTCTATATGATCAGACAGGATATGCTTTATGGCTGTTTTGATAGCGGCTTCCTCGCTCAGCTACGATTCGGAGATACTGTGGCACTCTACTCTTCTCTTGAGGCTGCAAATCTTGATTAGTTAGTGGTTCTGGACCAGAGAGATGGAGACTACCGGGATCGAACTTACCAGTAGGTAGTACCGTTTCGCACTTTTAATTTTTATAAATAGTAAAATCTGTGTTCTCTCCATCTATTTTTATTCTCTATACTAGTTATGAATAAATGCGAAATATTGACACCGATTCCACTCTCATAGAGAATATGAACGATCTGACTGGGTTCCAGCGTGACCTGTTATGGGCAGTTAGTGGACTCGACGAGCCGCATGGCCTTGCAATAAAAACGGAACTCGAGAATTATTACGATACCGAGATTCATCATGGTCGCCTATACCCTAACCTTGATACGCTTGTTGACAAAGGGCTAATCAAAAAGGGACAGATAGATAAGCGAACAAATAAGTACGAACCCACTGACCGGGGTCATCGAGAGCTGGAAGCACGTCGTGAGTGGGAAAATAAGTACATTAGCGATCTAAGTAGTATTGAGACTAACACTGATTAAGAGCAACTGTTGTACTCTGTTTGAAGCAGACACCTTCTACGATGGATTTTGAGATTTCTGAGATCTATGGGGTGTGTTTTCTCGTGAGGAGAGTAGTAGTACACAATCCCGATCGGTCGACTCCCTCTATCTACTCTGTGCGGTTGTAACCACACTATATCACAGCTCCTCATATTCTATTTAGCTATCCTCATATATCTGTTAGAGGATTGTATGAACTGTCTTAGCAGCTGTTTTTCCAACTTCTGCGGCTAAATCCCATGCTACTCGTTGAATTTGTTCAGTAGTACTACGGGACCACCGTCCGGGATGGACAAGAAGATAAAGTCGATTACAGCAATCCGCCTCGAGTGCTGTGATCAAATCATCAGTAGTTGAGAGCTGTCCGATTCCAGGAAGAGACGTATTCCAGTTGCGACCCGTATCGGAGAGATACGAGGGCTTTGCTGAATCATTGTGACTCGTCTCCATTGATAGATATGCCTCGCCAGTTAGGTCATAGTCTTCAATACTGTTTTCGTTGGTCCACATGTCTAAGTTGTGATGAGGCGACAGGGGGCTACCATGAGGGCAGATCGTTGTGACTTCAGCATGCTCACGAAAACGCGCAAGATTGCGTGCAAACCGCTTGTGACTCTCTTTGATGTTGCCTCGAGACTTAACGAAATCCTCATAATGATAGCCAACTTCGTGGCCGAGGTCTGCAACCTCAGCAACTATCTTTGGACTAAAGGTCGAAGTTCGGAAATAGTACGTCGTGGGGATATCGCGTTCGGCTTCTGTCTTAGCCATTGAACGGGCTGTACTGACCTTTCTATCAACGTCGTGACGGATAGCGATATAGGGATTATCGTGATCAGATCGGCGGATGTGTTCGTCCACACTATAGAAGGTGTACCCATTATCAAGTGCGGCATCGAGCAGTTTCTCATAATGATCAAACGTAAAGTCGCGAATGTTCATTGTGGTTTCTGTACTATAATGTATTCTCCGATGTCATATATGTCTCGGTACTAACGATAGTAGCAATTGCACAGTGATGCCCCTGACCAGACGGAAATACGCTGGCCTTCACTCCGTCCTACATTAGATATCTAGTACAAATACTGTAATACTCTGAATAGACGGCCCTTGAAATAGAAATACAACGACATACAAAAGTAGAGATCGCAATTGATGGCGCAGGGAGGTAGAACCATGATAAAAGGTCGGAGAATGGTCCAATTAGGTACGGCAATGTTGCGGTCGATGAAACGGTGATTTGTACTTCAGAGGCTCTCCTCTATCCAGGTAACGTATCTTCTTAGTGCCTGTCGAAGGGATAAGGACTTTCCCTCATCCCTTTGAGGCCATAGTTACACTGTCAATAGACAGTGCAGTCAGATAATTGACTGCTATAGCTTATTAATCTTTTTAATTCTGTAGTTATCCATAATGGATTTAAATATATTATATATCGAAAAGTACAATACCATATAATAATATAAATAGAGTATAGGATACTCAACAAAGAGACCAGTAACAACAGGAACTAACTGTGTTTCAGTACATTATTCTCATTGCCTTTAGTGGAGAGACAGAAAACGAACTCAGAGCCAGAGTGGTATCATGATTTATCATTTTGAGGTTTTTTGACTATTTTACGAACTTTTCTATCATCACGCTGCGGGTCATGGCATAGGCTCGAGGCTCATTGAACTTAGTTCGATATTTTCAGAAATACGTTTAACGAGAATTCGTTCCTTTTTTGCATGAAGCACCTTGATCCATTCCTACAACCTCGTTAGTCAGTGTAGATCGCTGGGTGTTGAGCAGTGTCAGTATAACGACCAGCTCGTTGACGGTGACCTCGGTATATATGCTTATTAGCGACCCCACCTTAGTGGCTTCCTGACAACATCCAAATTAATCGGAAGCAATTACAGGCAGATGAGATAGACGGTTATCGACAATGAATTTTCGCACGTTATCAGCTAAACCCTTGATAGATCCCAAATACTCAAAGTGGTATTCTAGTTAAATGAGGATTATTAGAATTATCGGAGTCATTATACCTTGACTATGTCACCCTCTATTATTTACTACAAAAGAGTTATTGCAATCAACTACATAACTAGATTTGGGAGGAGTGTATGTGCCTCTGACCACTATAGCTCCTCCCAATATCGAAATACTCCATAGTTGACACCGCATCAATATTATTATATTATAGGAGATGTACTGCTTTGATCAAAACAGGCGGTATGCTAGTCGTGACCACAAAACCGAGTACGGCTCGACGGAACGCCGCTACAATGGAAGGGCTTGCCATGGTCATTTTATTGTCTGCACTTATTATTCAATTTCCGATTGGGATCATAATCGCGTGGGGCGTGAGACGAGTAGGGATGGATCCGGAGTGCGAGGAATGGGAGTGCTCATTCCTCTTGGTGGATTGGCCGTTCTACTTGCCTATTTCTAGGAGCGAGTGAGTGCTGTCGAAGACAAGATATATGAGAACCAATACTCAACAGGTGACGGTAACTATCCTCACTTGCCGCCACGTGTTCTACATCAAGATGAATAGAAGACTTGTGCTCCCCATTCAGTAGTGAATCAACTATTCGTCCATATCCAGACTTTTAGCGATCGGACGTCAATGACCGATCGGGCACTGGCCGTTCAGACATTAAGGCTTGTGCCCTATTCGTAGCGCACTGAATTCTCTGCCAGTCTCGTCTATTTCCTTACTCTGAAGCCCAAAACACGTGTCTCAGTGTAATGCCGTGCTACAGCATATAGCTGGTAATCATATCTCTTGTATCAAGTGCATGTCTTTGTGAATATCTCAAGTATAAATACAATCTAGATAGTAATTTAATTATATACTTATCTAACTATTACACTAGGAAAAATTACATGATATTATTGTGTCTGTTTAGCTAGGTAGATATCGACACTGAGTCACGTGGTGATATCAGACGTTGACAATTTTACCCGCATCGCTCAATATCGACCACTCACTGGAGAGTAACCCGTGTAATCGCGATTAGAGCAAGAAACTCCAGGAATGAAACGAGTAAAAACAGTTGCTGCATTGAAGTAGCAGTTACGTACATCATTTCCATCATATACCACAGATAAAGCACACTCAGATTCTCCAAAAGTAATGCGATGCCAAAACAGAGAAAGCCGACTGTAAGACTGGTTTGATACTGGCGATAGTTACGAACCCACACTACCAGCAGAACACACAGCAACCCAATTGAGAGAATGGAAAGAACCGCACCACTAAGAGTCCAATAGATCATGTAGGCTTCTCCTTGTTCTCTGGACTACTGCTATCAATATCTGACGAAATTCGCTCAAACACCTCTCGATGCTCGGAAAATGCATCAGTTGTGAAATACATTTCAGCGTACTGACTACCGGTTGACGTAACGATCCCATGGTCCGTAAGGAGCCCGAGATGGTGACGGACGGTTTTGTAATTCAAATTCAGATCAGTAGCGAGCTGATTAGCATTTTTGGGCTGCTCAAGAAGCGAGCGGAGAATCCGAACTCTATTTGTTCCTCCTCGCATTCCGGTGAGAAGGTAGAATAAAGTCTTCTCTACAACCATAAATGAAGAATCTTTTATGTGGGATTATAGATTTGTTGATTGATAGCTATTGTTGCCAGTCGTAAGCAGGCTGATTTGGAGATTAATCCAAAATACGAGAACCCATATTAGATTATGAATTCTGGCTACAGAGCGAAGGTGATAGTTACTACCTCAACGTCGTTAGGCAGCTATCCGCTCGATTTATCACATAGACAATGGGAACGACCGTCGCTTCGTTGCACTCATAACAGAAATCGCATTTTGATTTGTTCGGGGTCCCACAGTGCTGACAGGCATATCTCCAGGACCGCTCATCGACGTTTTGTGCATTGTATATCATATCTTTCTCCTTTTTCTACAATACGTGCGTCTATTATTAGCACATTCCTCTTGCAGTTGCTGAACGAGTTCCTCGGGACGTCACCGAAAGATATCTCAGAATCTGTGGCACTACTATTACGGGAGCGATAGGGGGTTCAGTATCGTCGCTCTTCGAAGAGATCTACTGTCCGCTCTGCGGGGTCATCCGTGAGAGTTCTTCGGCCTGTGCAGAATCTAGACGCACGGGTTCTTGCTCCCTGTCCTCGAGGAGCCCGACCAGATCTGTACCTCACGGACCAGTGTCCGATTTTCATCAAGACACCCCTTCTCAGCACGATCAAGCGTAATGGTGGTCTGGTTGCCTATGCAATTGCTTCCAATTATACGGGTATAACGTTGTTTGTTCGAAACGGAGATACAGAACTGAGGAGTTGCTCTCTGGACTATCTTTATTGGGGGGTGTAGTCCCTCCGGCAAGTCCTGACTACTGCTATCGCACTTTCACAGGTGTACTCGCTGTGATCATACCACTCAAGCACATGCTTGTGTGGGAGGTAGAGTTGACCTTTAGTGGAGAATGACTCATCCTTGCTGCGAATAAGGTCAAAGGCAGTACGTACTCAAGTACCAGCTAACTCTGGTCCAATCAACTCACCCAGAATTTTCGAACTTCTGATCACGTTGTCTCCTCAGTCGAGATCGCCAGAACGGGTCTTTGAAACTCCTTCTTCGCGGCTTCTGGTACCAATAGACGGTGGCCTTTGCTTCTCGGAGGGTAGCCTTAAGTTGCATTACCAGCGTTCTGCAATCCATTTACTAGGACTACACCACATGAGATCAGCGCTCGCTTCTCTGTGAATGGAGATTATAGAGCGAAACTATAGAGGAACTCTTACCAGAACCATCGTTAGCAAGTAAGTTACGTTTCCCTCCAGAGGAATATACTGGGTATGTAGTGTGTATTATCAATCATATAACTAACTTTTGATAGGAAGTTTCTACAACGGTGAAAGAAGATCCGATATTGTCCTTTGGGGATATTGCACATTCTCACCAGGACAGAGAGACCGCAAAAAGAGGGACTAACAAAGAAGGGCGATTTCTGACTAGTGCGAGGGTTCTCGTGACAGTCCTGATGTTTCCCGCAACTATACTTCATGAGCTGACACACTATCTGGTAGCCAAACTGTTAGGTTTTGAAGTGAGTGGTGTTATCTTATTTCAGTACTCTCCAAGACAACAAGGAATGGTTCTCATTCCGGCCGAGGAAACCAAGAAGACCATTAGATACAACATCGTATTAGCATCGCCAATGCTAACGTGTGGATGCGTTTGGGGATACTACGTTTTGCATGGGTATACCTATACTTCAACCCTCTCTGAGTATCTGATCGCCTCTATTGTTATGACCGGGTTTTTCGTTAGTGCAATTCCTGATCAGATCCGGGAACAGATCCCACTATGAGCGTTACTGTATGTGTTTATAAAACAGGATAGTATCCTACGCAGGAACCAGACGAACAAGAGGAGCGCTCTCCTCGTCTATTACTATGTAAAGATGACCTGTATCAGGGGCAACCTCAACATCGCGGATTCGCCACTCTTGGTCCTCTAGTAGTGGAGTCGTTTCCGCAACATCTCTATCATCGACGGTGAATCGGCCGATGTATTCTCCGGGCAGGTTTCCGACAAACAGATCTCCTTGCCAATCGGGGAATGCCTCTCCATCGTAGAACGTCATACCACCAGGTGGGAAGCCACCGGACCCACATTCCCAATAGTACACAGGGTTCACTGTATCATCACGCTCATCCGGCAGATCGCCGACTGGAATATCTGTATCATATTCACAGCCATAGTGTGCGATTGGCCATCCGTAATTGCCTCCCGCTTCAATAATATTGATCTCGTCACCGGCTTCCTCACCGTGCTCTGATTGCCATATTTCACCACTCTCTGGATGAATAGTCATCCCCTGGCTGTTCCGATGTCCATAACTGAAAATCGCGTCGTGGACATCCGGCTCATCGACAA from Halalkalicoccus tibetensis encodes the following:
- a CDS encoding winged helix-turn-helix domain-containing protein; this encodes MVVEKTLFYLLTGMRGGTNRVRILRSLLEQPKNANQLATDLNLNYKTVRHHLGLLTDHGIVTSTGSQYAEMYFTTDAFSEHREVFERISSDIDSSSPENKEKPT
- a CDS encoding PadR family transcriptional regulator; protein product: MNDLTGFQRDLLWAVSGLDEPHGLAIKTELENYYDTEIHHGRLYPNLDTLVDKGLIKKGQIDKRTNKYEPTDRGHRELEARREWENKYISDLSSIETNTD
- a CDS encoding helix-turn-helix transcriptional regulator, whose amino-acid sequence is MKELTAFQRDLLCVISGLDKPHGVAVKDEIEEYYGREIPPGRLYPNLDELVKADLVSKGQHDLRTNAYILTEQGKQRIATHEEWISNYRVANS